A window of Pedococcus aerophilus contains these coding sequences:
- a CDS encoding TIM-barrel domain-containing protein, with translation MISPALLVHRPHGIEHPYATSLDQRIPVQPLTGESVHLGVQALADLESVTCEWVPATGAATTFALAPHEADAADAAALAGGEGHLAAAQAASLGGDGGWAGQSPSVEDGAGYRYRFHATARDGATQTTDWYAVAPARWVADLPAGLAATLTGADARLVAGSVEWLVTDTSVQRVRFALALSEGDHVVGFGERFDHLDQAGRRLDVVVFEQYKSQGAHGRTYLPMPFAHVVGADGSTWGFHLRTTRRSWYDVGVSTPDRLVVEVALGGSASESLDVGLYDGDPTAVLRSFLDEAGRAEELPSWVFRLWASGNEWNTQDLVTARMDTHRELDIPVGAIVIEAWSDEEGIMLFRDASYTSRPDGSPFSADDFTFASDGAWPDPKAMVDDLHSRGIKVILWQIPLLKTAQSEDGLHEQVLAEGEAMVREDHAVREADGAAYLNRGWWFPKSLMPDLSVQRTRDWWTAKRDYLVRDLGIDGFKTDGGEHAWGHDLRYADGRKGDEGNNLYPVHYARAFGDLLKKHGKAPITFSRSGFTGSQAHGVFWAGDEDSTWEAYRNSVTAGLTAASCGIVYWGWDIAGFSGPVPDPELYLRAVGASAFMPVMQYHSEFNHHQLPLRDRTPWHVAEQTGDERVVPVFREFAHLRERLVDYLTEQAAVTVSTDRPLMRALFFDHPGDAAVWEHPRQWMLGADLLVNPVTSEGAVEWATYLPAGQWVDVWTGEVHEGGRVVERKVPIDEVPVYCRAEAWDSRAAIFAGR, from the coding sequence GTGATCTCCCCCGCGCTGCTCGTCCACCGTCCCCACGGCATCGAGCACCCGTACGCCACCTCCCTCGACCAGCGGATCCCCGTGCAGCCGCTGACCGGCGAGTCCGTCCACCTCGGCGTCCAGGCGCTGGCCGACCTCGAGTCGGTCACCTGCGAGTGGGTGCCCGCGACCGGTGCTGCGACGACGTTCGCGCTCGCTCCCCACGAGGCGGACGCGGCCGATGCTGCGGCGCTCGCCGGTGGGGAGGGCCACCTCGCTGCTGCGCAGGCCGCCTCGCTCGGCGGCGACGGCGGGTGGGCCGGGCAGTCCCCGTCCGTGGAGGACGGCGCCGGCTACCGCTACCGCTTCCACGCGACCGCTCGCGACGGGGCGACGCAGACCACCGACTGGTATGCCGTGGCCCCGGCCCGGTGGGTCGCCGACCTCCCTGCCGGGCTGGCGGCGACCCTCACCGGCGCGGACGCGCGGTTGGTCGCTGGCTCGGTCGAGTGGCTCGTGACGGACACGTCCGTGCAGCGGGTGCGGTTCGCCCTGGCGCTCTCCGAGGGCGACCACGTCGTCGGGTTCGGCGAGCGGTTCGACCACCTCGACCAGGCCGGGCGCCGCCTCGACGTGGTGGTCTTCGAGCAGTACAAGTCGCAGGGCGCCCACGGCCGTACCTACCTGCCCATGCCGTTCGCCCACGTGGTCGGTGCCGACGGCTCGACCTGGGGGTTCCACCTCCGCACGACTCGACGTTCCTGGTACGACGTCGGTGTCTCGACGCCGGACCGCCTCGTCGTCGAGGTCGCCCTCGGCGGCAGCGCGTCCGAGTCGCTGGACGTCGGCCTCTACGACGGCGACCCCACCGCCGTCCTGCGGTCGTTCCTCGACGAAGCGGGGCGTGCCGAGGAGCTGCCGTCGTGGGTGTTCCGGCTCTGGGCCTCCGGCAACGAGTGGAACACCCAGGACCTCGTCACCGCGCGGATGGACACCCACCGCGAGCTCGACATCCCCGTCGGCGCCATCGTCATCGAGGCGTGGAGCGACGAGGAGGGCATCATGCTCTTCCGCGACGCGTCCTACACCTCTCGTCCTGACGGATCTCCTTTCTCCGCAGACGATTTCACGTTCGCTTCCGACGGTGCGTGGCCCGATCCCAAGGCCATGGTCGACGACCTGCACTCCCGCGGGATCAAGGTGATCCTCTGGCAGATCCCGCTGCTGAAGACCGCGCAGTCCGAGGACGGGTTGCACGAGCAGGTCCTGGCCGAGGGGGAGGCGATGGTCCGCGAGGACCACGCGGTCCGCGAAGCCGACGGCGCGGCATACCTCAACCGCGGGTGGTGGTTCCCGAAGTCCCTCATGCCAGACCTCTCGGTGCAGCGGACCCGTGACTGGTGGACCGCGAAGCGCGACTACCTCGTGCGGGACCTCGGCATCGACGGGTTCAAGACCGACGGCGGCGAGCACGCGTGGGGCCACGACCTCCGGTACGCCGACGGCCGCAAGGGCGACGAGGGCAACAACCTCTACCCCGTGCACTACGCGCGGGCGTTCGGCGACCTGCTCAAGAAGCACGGCAAGGCGCCGATCACGTTCTCCCGCAGCGGTTTCACCGGCTCGCAGGCGCACGGCGTCTTCTGGGCCGGCGACGAGGACTCGACGTGGGAGGCCTACCGCAACAGCGTCACGGCCGGGCTCACGGCGGCGTCGTGCGGCATCGTCTACTGGGGCTGGGACATCGCCGGGTTCTCCGGTCCGGTGCCCGACCCCGAGCTCTACCTGCGTGCCGTCGGGGCATCGGCCTTCATGCCGGTCATGCAGTACCACTCGGAGTTCAACCACCACCAGCTCCCGCTGCGCGACCGCACGCCGTGGCACGTGGCCGAGCAGACCGGCGACGAGCGCGTCGTACCGGTGTTCCGCGAGTTCGCCCACCTGCGTGAGCGGCTCGTCGACTACCTCACCGAGCAGGCCGCGGTGACGGTCAGCACCGACCGACCGCTCATGCGCGCGCTGTTCTTCGACCACCCGGGCGACGCCGCGGTGTGGGAGCACCCGCGCCAGTGGATGCTCGGGGCCGACCTGCTGGTCAACCCCGTGACGTCCGAGGGCGCTGTCGAGTGGGCGACCTACCTCCCGGCCGGCCAGTGGGTCGACGTCTGGACCGGCGAGGTGCACGAGGGTGGCCGGGTCGTCGAGCGCAAGGTCCCGATCGACGAGGTGCCCGTCTACTGCCGCGCCGAGGCCTGGGACTCCCGCGCCGCGATCTTCGCGGGCCGGTGA
- a CDS encoding glycoside hydrolase family 15 protein, protein MTSLPETAPAVPLNDALLELAHRSHAVITEHQHEGGAYPASPTFSAYRGYAWLRDGSFTAEGISRYGDTASADRYHDWVSRVLGARREQVDGLVADAARGVEVPLARMLPTRFTFDGLDGSDPWWDFQTDGYGTWLWSLVAHAQRHGGDLTRWLPGIEVAVDFLSAFWDLACYDWWEEHVEHRHVSTLGAVAGGLRDIADSGVLDEGRSNRARAASQGAAALALSQGVTSGHDPAAGTGPADAHFVKWLGTTAVDGSLPSCVVPFRLAEPGSPLAAGTLAKVAADLDVDGGVHRFRADVFYGGGQWLLLSALLGWNLAVAGDRDGALRHLHWIAAHATVAGEMPEQVPDHLLHPESRAEWIERWGEVATPLLWSHGMYLILADELGLLDPSRTTEGPPL, encoded by the coding sequence ATGACCTCCCTCCCCGAGACCGCACCGGCGGTCCCCCTCAACGATGCGCTGCTGGAGCTCGCCCACCGCAGTCACGCGGTGATCACCGAGCACCAGCACGAGGGTGGGGCGTACCCCGCCTCCCCGACGTTCTCGGCGTACCGCGGGTACGCGTGGCTGCGCGACGGGTCGTTCACCGCCGAGGGGATCTCGCGGTACGGCGACACCGCGTCCGCCGATCGCTACCACGACTGGGTGAGCCGGGTCCTGGGCGCACGACGCGAGCAGGTCGACGGCCTCGTGGCCGACGCTGCCCGTGGTGTCGAGGTGCCGCTGGCCCGCATGCTCCCCACCCGCTTCACCTTCGATGGCCTCGACGGCTCCGACCCGTGGTGGGACTTCCAGACCGACGGCTACGGCACCTGGCTGTGGTCGCTCGTCGCCCACGCTCAGCGCCACGGCGGCGACCTCACCCGGTGGCTGCCGGGCATCGAGGTCGCGGTCGACTTCCTCTCCGCGTTCTGGGACCTCGCCTGCTACGACTGGTGGGAGGAGCACGTGGAGCACCGTCACGTGTCGACCCTGGGCGCCGTCGCCGGCGGGCTGCGTGACATCGCCGACTCCGGCGTCCTCGACGAAGGACGCTCCAACCGTGCCAGGGCGGCGTCGCAGGGTGCCGCCGCCTTGGCGCTCAGCCAGGGTGTGACCTCCGGCCACGATCCGGCCGCTGGGACGGGCCCCGCGGACGCCCACTTCGTGAAGTGGCTCGGGACCACCGCGGTCGACGGCTCGCTGCCGTCCTGCGTCGTGCCGTTCCGCCTCGCCGAGCCCGGCAGCCCGCTGGCCGCGGGCACGCTCGCCAAGGTCGCCGCCGACCTCGACGTGGACGGCGGCGTGCACCGCTTCCGCGCCGACGTCTTCTACGGCGGTGGTCAGTGGCTGCTCCTGTCGGCGCTCCTGGGCTGGAACCTCGCCGTCGCCGGTGACCGGGACGGGGCCCTGCGGCACCTGCACTGGATCGCCGCCCACGCGACCGTGGCCGGCGAGATGCCGGAGCAGGTGCCCGACCACCTCCTGCACCCCGAGTCCCGCGCCGAGTGGATCGAGCGCTGGGGTGAGGTTGCGACACCGCTGCTGTGGTCGCACGGCATGTACCTGATCCTCGCCGACGAGCTCGGCCTGCTCGACCCCTCCCGCACCACCGAAGGACCTCCGCTGTGA